The stretch of DNA GAGTACCATGGTCGGCGCCATCGCCGAGAGTGGGCGTTTGCCCGGCTGGATGACGTTGGCCTCGCCCTGGATGAGCCCGTAGGTGTTGGGCGCGCCGGGCGCGGAGGTGAAGTCGTCCATCTCGTCGTTGAGCAAAAAACCAAGCTTGTCCACGGTGACACGCGAGCCGAAAGAATCGTTGAGCGTGGTGGTGACGGCGACTGCGTTGCCGTGCGCGTCGACGATGGAGTAGTGCGTGGTGTGCTCGGGCTCGCGGATATTGACGCCAGGCGGGCGAAGTCGAGCGCTCACGTCCATGCCCTCGAATGGCGGCCGCTTGAGCTCGTTGCTGGGGGTGGCGCGCATCGGATCGATGGAGGCGCGCCAGGCTTCCGCATATTTCTTATCGAGCAGTTGCGCGACGGGAAGCTGGGCGAAGTCGGAGTCGCCGAGGAGATCCGCGCGATCGTAGAACGCGCGGCGCAGGGCTTCGATGGTCAAGTGCATGGAATCGGCTGAGCGGCTGCCGAGGCTCGCGAGGTCGTAGCCCTCGAGGATGTTCAGCGTCTCGATGAGCGTGATGCCGCCCGAAGATGGCGGCGGGGCGCCGATGATCTCGTAGCCGCGATACCTGCCGCGGACGGGGCGGCGGATCTTTACTTCATACTTCGCAAGATCATCAGCCGTGACGAGGCCTCCGCCCTTTTGGATGAAGGCGGCGATCTCGCGCGCCATCCGACCTTTGTAGAACTCCATTGGATCGCGCGCGAGGCGTTCGAGCGTGCGCGCCAGTTCGGGCTGGCGCAGCACGTCGCCTTGCTCGTAGGGGCGTCCGTTGCGGAGTGGGTTGCGGAGGAAGATGCGTTTGCTGGTGGGGAAATCGGCGAGTTCTTTGACTTCGGGATCGCGCAGGTCGTCGGCGTCTTCCCACGACAAGCGGAATCCCTCCCGCGCGAGCCGGATGGCGGGGGCCAGCAAACTCGCCCACTTCAGCTTCCCCCATTTATTATGCGCGAAGTACATGCCGGCGACGGAGCCGGGGACGGCGATGGACTTGTATCCGACGAGGCTGAGGTTCGGATCGGGCTTGCCGGCATTTTTTGAGTTTGGACCGCCGATGTACATATCGCGCGTGGCGGCCGCGGGCGCTTTCTCGCGATAGTCCACGAAGTGCGTTTCGCCATCGGCGAAGCGCACCAGCATGAAGCCGCCGCCGCCGATGTTCCCTGCTTGCGGATGGACGACGGCGAGGACGAAGCCGGTGGCAACGGCGGCGTCGACGGCGTTGCCGCCGCGACGCAGCGCGTCCACCCCAGCCTGCGACGCCAGCTCGTGGACGCTGACGACCATCGCGTGCTTGGCATGCTTGGGGCGGAGCGGGGCCTGGGCGGAAGCGAGGCCCGCAAGCGAGAAGAAGATGAGCGATAGACAAAGGATGCGGCGCATGCGAACGACGAGGCTAGTTCACGGTTGCAATATGGTCAAT from Acidobacteriota bacterium encodes:
- the ggt gene encoding gamma-glutamyltransferase; its protein translation is MRRILCLSLIFFSLAGLASAQAPLRPKHAKHAMVVSVHELASQAGVDALRRGGNAVDAAVATGFVLAVVHPQAGNIGGGGFMLVRFADGETHFVDYREKAPAAATRDMYIGGPNSKNAGKPDPNLSLVGYKSIAVPGSVAGMYFAHNKWGKLKWASLLAPAIRLAREGFRLSWEDADDLRDPEVKELADFPTSKRIFLRNPLRNGRPYEQGDVLRQPELARTLERLARDPMEFYKGRMAREIAAFIQKGGGLVTADDLAKYEVKIRRPVRGRYRGYEIIGAPPPSSGGITLIETLNILEGYDLASLGSRSADSMHLTIEALRRAFYDRADLLGDSDFAQLPVAQLLDKKYAEAWRASIDPMRATPSNELKRPPFEGMDVSARLRPPGVNIREPEHTTHYSIVDAHGNAVAVTTTLNDSFGSRVTVDKLGFLLNDEMDDFTSAPGAPNTYGLIQGEANVIQPGKRPLSAMAPTMVLKDGKLFLVLGTPGGPRIISTVANILMGVIDHSLDVQQAVTAPRFHHQWTPDEVRIERYGFSPDTLRLLAARGHKLLIKGYWSDGECIMIDPKSGELLGATDPRGNGRALGY